A genomic region of Nymphaea colorata isolate Beijing-Zhang1983 chromosome 2, ASM883128v2, whole genome shotgun sequence contains the following coding sequences:
- the LOC116248828 gene encoding uncharacterized protein LOC116248828 yields the protein MEIVAEEESVIYHFSHVHALQLNPALKPVSSQNGRSKTHCCGSVLDAAEPDPIYGCNRCNFFIHKACAELLPYIRHPSHPSHTLTLVPTSPYLDYGTAECDACAKTINGGFFYHCTHCDYDLHSHCAFLPHSLGHGSHRHRLFLDFPSAYGTSAFDCDICGGRIVRKTWFYHCRAACDYEAHVDCAVARPDGAVIPREDRAADRGAEIHHHGEQSEGEDEDELQNHLEVARKLLHMRMLEGSSLQQQKMQEMAVNQYAKGQAIRNSMF from the coding sequence atggAGATTGTGGCAGAAGAAGAGAGCGTGATCTACCACTTCAGCCATGTCCATGCCCTGCAACTCAACCCGGCCCTCAAACCAGTTTCTTCCCAAAATGGCCGCAGCAAAACACATTGCTGCGGATCCGTCCTGGACGCGGCAGAGCCAGATCCGATCTATGGCTGCAACCGctgcaacttcttcatccaCAAGGCCTGCGCCGAGCTGCTCCCTTACATCCGCCACCCGTCTCACCCTTCTCACACCCTCACCCTCGTCCCCACCTCCCCTTACCTAGACTACGGCACCGCGGAATGCGATGCCTGTGCTAAGACCATCAATGGCGGTTTCTTCTACCACTGCACCCACTGCGACTACGATCTTCACTCCCACTGCGCCTTCCTCCCCCACTCCCTCGGCCATGGCTCCCACAGGCATCGCCTCTTCCTCGACTTTCCCTCTGCTTATGGCACAAGCGCTTTTGATTGCGACATCTGCGGGGGAAGAATTGTGCGGAAGACATGGTTCTACCACTGTAGGGCGGCCTGCGACTATGAAGCTCATGTTGACTGCGCCGTCGCTCGGCCTGATGGTGCCGTAATTCCCCGAGAAGATCGAGCTGCAGATCGTGGTGCGGAGATTCACCACCATGGAGAGCAATCTGAAGGTGAGGATGAGGACGAACTTCAGAACCATTTAGAAGTCGCCAGAAAATTGCTTCATATGAGAATGTTGGAGGGTTCTTCCCTTCAGCAACAGAAGATGCAGGAAATGGCCGTGAACCAATATGCAAAGGGACAAGCAATCAGAAACAGCATGTTCTGA
- the LOC116247478 gene encoding uncharacterized protein LOC116247478 — MNGNSSRVNKEGKLAKSMRDVATVFSSRTNPVYGCRPCNFYIHKNCAELLPYIRHPSHASHTLTLVHASPYLQGTSECDACCKPIDSSTGFSYHCTQCSFDLHTHCAFLPPTINNPSSGHPHLLSLQCPDVFSFATYKCDLCRKMIPTKAWLYYCSPCDFQAHTACVLALLGGSPLGSAAPRPMEGQPTEAGRPPNPLMTGLTPAVCPGQVGTPNWPMGGHPTTAAGQPLSGQTPAFWPGQVGAPGISCGLDPSHNHASAPAQGTHAGNYGFEEWKRVDGSHHMDGQTMAPGQPPNPLGGSTQTIWPGQVGASSGLDASHDQGVSPVQGTHGESSFEEPKGANNSLQNHGDSVASDHTGTSSQADVPEKTSSNGQQGEVPDYVALQLEMMKLQMSLNVAQTTNNIISNWGRPRHYWTMEGYPPQEMGWIQHSSHLHALQLIPSDHTHPQTRCCQLTAATGRPDPVYGCRPCNFYIHKTCAELPAYLRHPSHPSHTLILAPTPPYLQGTAQCDGCWKQVNGFSYHCTNCSFDLHAQCAFLPPTVNQPSTNAAGRAPNAVSSMPPAIWPGQAVAPWPMNGRPEPTAAGGQPLNPLSSLTPAVWPGQAGAPGHVSSGLDPIHGQGGGVLQSTGSGHYPSQADHLRLIRNAAAAIAAIQANSAQACLDLIG; from the exons ATGAATGGCAACAGTAGCAGAGTTAATAAGGAAGGAAAACTTGCCAAATCCATGCGTGATGTTGCAACGGTTTTCTCATCAAGAACGAACCCAGTCTATGGCTGCAGACCCTGCAACTTCTACATCCACAAAAACTGCGCGGAGCTGCTCCCTTACATCCGCCACCCATCCCACGCTTCTCACACCCTCACCCTCGTCCACGCCTCCCCTTATCTTCAAGGCACCAGCGAATGCGACGCCTGCTGTAAGCCCATCGACAGCAGCACCGGCTTCTCCTACCATTGCACCCAATGTTCCTTCGACCTCCACACCCACTGCGCCTTCCTGCCTCCCACCATCAACAACCCCAGCTCCGGCCACCCTCACCTTCTCTCCCTCCAATGCCCCGATGTCTTCTCTTTCGCTACCTACAAGTGCGATCTTTGCCGGAAAATGATTCCAACGAAGGCTTGGCTCTACTATTGCTCACCGTGCGACTTCCAAGCCCACACCGCCTGCGTACTGGCCCTCCTAGGTGGTTCCCCGTTGGGTTCAGCTGCGCCTCGGCCTATGGAGGGACAACCGACTGAAGCTGGCCGGCCACCGAACCCACTGATGACAGGCCTGACGCCGGCCGTTTGCCCTGGTCAAGTGGGCACGCCTAATTGGCCCATGGGTGGACACCCAACTACTGCAGCCGGCCAGCCACTGAGTGGCCAGACGCCGGCGTTTTGGCCTGGTCAAGTGGGTGCGCCCGGTATCTCTTGCGGGCTAGATCCCAGTCATAATCATGCATCGGCGCCGGCCCAAGGGACTCATGCAGGAAACTATGGTTTCGAGGAGTGGAAGAGAGTGGATGGTAGTCATCACATGGATGGACAAACAATGGCGCCGGGCCAGCCACCGAACCCACTGGGGGGTTCGACACAGACCATTTGGCCTGGTCAAGTGGGTGCATCAAGTGGGCTCGACGCGAGTCATGATCAGGGAGTGTCACCGGTACAAGGGACTCATGGAGAAAGCAGTTTTGAGGAACCGAAGGGAGCAAACAATAGTCTACAAAACCATGGCGATAGTGTGGCTAGTGATCACACAGGGACTTCAAGCCAGGCTGATGTTCCCGAAAAGACCAGCAGCAATGGGCAGCAGGGAGAGGTTCCTGACTACGTTGCTCTGCAACTCGAAATGATGAAGTTGCAGATGAGCCTGAATGTGGCCCAAACGACGAATAATATCATAAGTAACTGGGGGCGCCCACGGCACTATTG GACT ATGGAAGGCTATCCTCCACAAGAGATGGGCTGGATCCAGCACTCCAGTCATCTTCATGCTCTGCAGCTCATCCCCTCCGACCATACCCACCCGCAAACCCGCTGCTGTCAGCTGACGGCCGCCACCGGGAGACCGGACCCAGTCTATGGCTGCAGGCCCTGCAATTTCTACATCCATAAGACCTGCGCCGAGCTGCCCGCTTATCTCCGCCACCCTTCCCACCCTTCTCACACCCTCATTCTCGCTCCAACTCCCCCTTACCTTCAGGGCACCGCCCAATGCGACGGCTGCTGGAAGCAAGTCAATGGCTTCTCCTACCACTGCACCAACTGCTCCTTCGACCTCCACGCTCAGTGTGCCTTCCTGCCTCCCACCGTCAACCAGCCAAGCACTAATGCAGCCGGCCGGGCACCAAACGCAGTGAGCAGCATGCCGCCGGCCATTTGGCCCGGTCAAGCGGTTGCACCTTGGCCCATGAATGGACGGCCAGAACCTACTGCAGCCGGCGGCCAGCCCTTGAACCCACTGAGTAGCTTGACGCCGGCCGTTTGGCCTGGTCAGGCGGGTGCACCGGGTCACGTGTCAAGTGGGCTCGACCCCATTCACGGCCAGGGTGGTGGTGTGTTGCAGAGTACTGGTTCGGGCCATTATCCAAGCCAAGCCGACCATCTTAGACTGATTAGGAATGCGGCTGCTGCTATCGCTGCTATTCAAGCCAACTCAGCGCAAGCCTGTCTAGACCTAATTGGGTGA